ACGATCCCCTGCCGCCTCCACACGCTGCACCACATCGTTACTGATACCCGCACTGGCGATATTGAGGAAATACGCGCTCTGATCATCGTAGACCACGTGCCCAACATCGATCATGCGTGGCATGGCATCCGCTAGGCGCAAAATCGCTTCGGAAGGATCCAGCGAAAAGCCAGAACCACGCGCGAAATCGCGCCCTGTTCCAGCAGGGATGATGCCATAACTCACCGGGTCATCCGGCGTGGCGATGTTATGCGTCATCAGCGCATTGAGCACAGCATGATTTGTACCATCCCCACCTACGGAGATGATGCGGCGCGTCCCAGCATCGGTTGCTTCTGCCAGAGCATCGGGCAAATCGCGGACATGATGGGTCACAGTGACGGTGACATCCCCCAGGCGATTGAACACCTCTGCTTCGTGCTCTGCCCAGATCTTCCCGGCGCGTCCGCCAGCAGCATATGGATTGACGATGACTAAGGTAGACGTCATGCGTTTCATTGTCTTTCTGATTTCATTGTCTTTCTGAATTGTATTTAACATCACCAGAAAACGCTGTATCTTACCATCATTGCTGCGGCTGGCGACAAAAAGAAATGCGATGGATGTTCTTTTAAAAAATCTTCAGGCAGCAAAAAATCTATAAGCACTATTCACAACCCCAAACCAGCCAATCCGATGCAATAAAAAGGCCGCTGAGCACCTCGGCGTCAACGGCCTGCTTTTACGCTTAATCGCTGGACATTATATGCATTATGGGCGGCTTGTATAATCGCCTTTGACAATCCACTTATACGTCGTCAGTTCTTCCAGAGCCATCGGGCCGCGTGCATGCATCTTCTGCGTGCTGACGGCGACCTCCGCACCTAACCCTAACGCGCCGCCATCGTTAAAGCGCGTACTGGCATTGACGAATACAGCCGCACTATCGACCTCATTGAGGAAGCGCGTCGCATGGGCATCGTCTTCTGTCAAGATGCCATCGCTGTGCTGTGTGCTGTGTTCGCGGATATGTTCAATCGCTTCATCAAGGCTACCGACGACTTTTAGCCCCAGGATGAGCGCCGTCCACTCGGTGTCGAACTCACGCTCACCAGCAGCTTCAACGCGGTCATCATTTAACAAAGCGAGCGCTTGAGGCTCTGCTTTGAAGACAACGCCATCTTTCCCTAAATAATCGACCACACGCGGCAAAAACTCAGCCGCGACGCTCTTGTGTACCAGCACGGTATCCAGCGCATTACACACTGCGGGGCGCTGCGTCTTGGCATTGTGGATCACCGGCAAAGATGCATCCAGATTAGCCGTTTCATCAACATAAAGATGGCAAACGCCAATACCACCTGTAATCACGGGTATGGTGCTATTCTCACGGCAGAAGGTATGCAGGCCACTGCCACCGCGCGGAATAATCATATCAATGTGCTTATCCAGGCGCAGCATCTGACGGACATAATCACGATTGGTGCTGGCGATATACTGGACGGCATCGGACGGAATACCATTGGCAGCAAGCGCTTCTTGCAGCACGCGCACCAGTTCCAGATTGCTATTGAGCACATCGGAGCCGCCCCGTAAGATCACAGCGTTCCCCGTCTTGAGCGCCAACGTGGAAATATCAATGGTGACGTTGGGACGAGATTCGTATATGACACCGAGCACGCCAAAAGGCACGCGTTGTTTATGCGCATGAATGCCGCTGGGTAATTCCGCTTCGCTATAGACGCGCCCAACCGGGTCCGGCAGTTGGGCTACTTTGCGCACATCTTCGATGATGCCTGCCATACGCTTTTTCAGGTCCATGCGGTCGCGTATCCAGATAGGGTCAACCCCATTGGCGACTGCCGCGTCGATATCGAGCTGATTCTGCGCCAGGATGTGATCCGTGTTGGCTTCCAGGGCGTCGGCAATAGCCAGCAGCGCAGTATTCTTCTGCGCCGTGGTCAGGGTCGCCAGCATATAAGACGCCTGCCGTGCGCGCTGGCCCATCGCTTCCATATTGATGGTTGTTTCCAGTGTTGCCTGGGTCATGAGGGTTCTCTTGTGAAATCTAATAAGCGGGTTGGCGGATCACTTCAGTATACAGAAAAGTCAGGGGCACCTCAAGCAGCCGCCTACGTTATCAATCCAGCAGCACCATCTGGTTACGATGAATGGCCGCATCGCCATAACTGTAGCCGAGCACATCGCTAATTTCATGCGATTTCTTGCCCATAATCTGACGGAGTTCACTGCTGGCATAGTTACTCAGCCCATGTGCGATTTCAGCGCCGGATGGACCACAGATTGAAAGCGTCGCACTGCGTTTAAAGTTGCCCTCAATACGCGTAATGCCAACTGGCAGCAAGCTGGCCCCATCGGTAGCCAACAAGGCGCGCTCGGCGCCAGCATCAATATACACAGCCCCCTGGGTACGATCCGTCAGCAGCCAGCGTTTACGACTCTCTCGATGCGTACCTGTTGGTTCAAAACGCGTACCGATGAGTTCACCAGAGGCAATGCGCGTCAGCACATTGGTTTCGTCACCCGATGCGATAATCGTCATAACGCCGCTGCGGGCTGCTGTACGGGCGGCTTCCAGCTTGGTGACCATGCCCCCTGTCCCAGCGACAGTCCCAGCCCCACCAGCCAGCTTCATCACATCCGTATCAATGCGCGGCACCGTCGGGATGAGTTCTGCTTCCGGGTCCTGGCGTGGGTCCGCTGTATAGAGGCCGGGTTGATCTGTCAGCAGCACGAGCAAATCCGCTTCTAAGACGCTGGCGACCAACGCAGACAAATTGTCATTATCCCCAACACGGATTTCATCCGTCGCTACGGTGTCATTTTCATTGATGATCGGAATAATGCGCTGCTCGATTAACGTGAGGAGCGTATCGCGCGCGTTCAGGTAGCGAGATCGTATGCTGAGGTCATCACGTGTCAGCAATATCTGCGCCACAATGACGTCAAAAATATCGAACAAGTCGCTATAGTGGCGCATCAAGTAGCTTTGCCCAACCGCGCTTAACATTTGCTTGGCGGGCACGGACCGGGGTAACTCCGGTGAATTGAGGCGTCCACGCCCGGCAGCTTGTGCCCCTGAGGAGACGAGTATGATCTCATGGCCATGCTGATGCAGCTTCGCCACCTGTTCCACAATAGCAAGCATATTCTGCGGTCGTAGCTGCGACCCACCACCAGTGAGCGTGCTGGTGCCGATCTTAACAACGATACGCTTTGCCGTTGGTAACTTGGCCGCAACTTGCTTGGATGACAAGGAATCCCCCTCTTATATAGCCGATTTGTCCTGTGGTTCATCATCTGATGCCGATTATAATCGGGCACTATACAGGCGACAACACGCAAGACAACGCACATCACATTCAACAGCGCATTCAACAGTACCCAAAGGAACACCTGTGAGTACCGCCCAATCAAATCAAGATAAAGATATGCCCCATAGCACGCCTGCATCACAAAACCAGCCAGAAGAAACCAAGCAGCAAACCTGTAGCATTACATTCCGCATCTATGATAACACCCGCTATGAGATCTTCCGGCGGTTTTACCTGCCCTTAGAGCGCTGGACACAGGACCGCAGCGGCATCGACATTGTGCGCCCGCTGGAAGAAACAGCCCCGCCGCGCCCTATGCTGAACACGCCTGCAGATTGGCTTATGCTGCTGCTGCCGAAAGACCTGGAAACACTGAATTTACCCGATGTCATCACCAGCGAGAAGCTGCTCACACAATGGGCGGATATAGATGTAAAGGCGCGTCTCGGTCAGGCTGATACATCCGAAAAACAGCGCTTGGCAGACTTTATGGACTTAATCGATTTTTTGAACGAGATTGACTTTACGATGACGAATTGTGAGAAGATCAGTCCGGATGCTGCTCGTCTATCTCTCATAGCACCCCAAACCCCGTTGAAAAAGCGTTACATCCTGGAGGAGCTGCTCATGTTCTTTGGCCTGTTCATCATAATTGATAGCGATTGCTAGCGTGCAGCCCCTCAAAGCCGGAAAGTTTGTAGATACAAACGCAAATCAAAGCAATTTAAGCTGTATCATTACAAAAACGTTTGTAAACTGATGTCAACGACGACACAAATAAAACACTTCATAAAATATGAAGTGATAACGAAACAGTTGTTTACCTGATCGATTCACCCTAGCGTTAGGATCGCGTTATGCCGCAAAAACAACGCCGCCGCATCTACTGGACAACAGCCATCGTGTTCTTCGCGACGGTCTTCGTTGCGTTTGCCCAACCTGCGTTGAACTATGTCGTCGTCGCCGGGGATGTGCTGGATTTGATTGCGCTGGAATATGATGTTTCGCTATCTTGCGTCGCTGATGCCAACACGCTAAATGATCCTGGCCTGATTTTCCCCGGTGATGTCATCACCATCCCCCAGGAGTGCCCCGCCTATAATGGTCAGAGCTATATCCCCGGCATTTCTGATCAGCGTGATCAGGTGATCGGGCAGGGAGGCGGCAGCGTAAGCGTTATGGTGGAATCTCAGGGGCGGTTACGGACAACCTGTAACTACGACCCCATCTTGCAACGCAACTTTAACGGCAGCACATATACGGTTCAGCAGTTCGATATGCTGGATTTCATCGCCTGTGACCTGGACGTCCAGACGAAGTGCCTTGCGGAAGCCAACAATCTCTCGAATCCGGGTTATTTGCAGATCGGGCAAGAGCTCAGTGTCGATGTCAGTTGCCCGGCCTGGGGCGAGCCTATCAGCAGTGAAGCCATTGAAAATATCAGTTAAGCACATCGCCTTGGTTCAAGGTATGCTATAAAAACAAAAGGGCACAGCTTACTGTGCCCTTTTTTATATCTGCTGATTCGATGTGCTGCCTCAGCGCGCAAACACTTCTCGCTATGCTTCCCACATGGGTTCATCACCACGGGCAACGGCGACAGCGTTCTTCAGGATTTGCCCACGGGAACGCAGACGAGACGCGGGCCATGTACCATCCCCTGTGAGCCAACCCGCCATGCCAACCGCGACCGCCCCAGCCTGGATGAATTCCGAGGCATTGCTATCGTTGATGGCGCCGTTACACATAAACCGCATATGGTTCAGTGGGCCAAACATCGCTTTAAAGTAATCAATCCCCAGCGCGCCGATTGGGAACAACTTCAACAACTTCACGCCCATCCCCCACGCAGCCACAGCCTCAGAAGGTGTTGCCACACCGGGTGCCATTAAGATATCGCGCGCCATAACAGCCTGGACGATCTCTCGCTGGAAGGCAGGCGACACGATGAAATCCGCCCCCGCATCCATCACGCGCACGGCATCTTCTACAGCCAGCACAGTGCCCATCCCAGCGCATACAGAATCGCCAAAGGTCTCTTTAACAGCCTGCATTGCTTCGATAGGCTGTTCTGAGTTATAGGTAAACTCAAAAACGCGGATACCTATTTCCAGCAACGTCTCGACCAATGGCAGCGCCACATGTGGCGGGAAAGCACCGCGCATCCCGGCAACGATGACGGTATCTTCAATCAGGTTATAGGCTTGTTCTGCGCGCATCTTAACCTCCTACAGCAA
The Phototrophicus methaneseepsis DNA segment above includes these coding regions:
- the proB gene encoding glutamate 5-kinase, encoding MSSKQVAAKLPTAKRIVVKIGTSTLTGGGSQLRPQNMLAIVEQVAKLHQHGHEIILVSSGAQAAGRGRLNSPELPRSVPAKQMLSAVGQSYLMRHYSDLFDIFDVIVAQILLTRDDLSIRSRYLNARDTLLTLIEQRIIPIINENDTVATDEIRVGDNDNLSALVASVLEADLLVLLTDQPGLYTADPRQDPEAELIPTVPRIDTDVMKLAGGAGTVAGTGGMVTKLEAARTAARSGVMTIIASGDETNVLTRIASGELIGTRFEPTGTHRESRKRWLLTDRTQGAVYIDAGAERALLATDGASLLPVGITRIEGNFKRSATLSICGPSGAEIAHGLSNYASSELRQIMGKKSHEISDVLGYSYGDAAIHRNQMVLLD
- a CDS encoding LysM peptidoglycan-binding domain-containing protein, whose product is MPQKQRRRIYWTTAIVFFATVFVAFAQPALNYVVVAGDVLDLIALEYDVSLSCVADANTLNDPGLIFPGDVITIPQECPAYNGQSYIPGISDQRDQVIGQGGGSVSVMVESQGRLRTTCNYDPILQRNFNGSTYTVQQFDMLDFIACDLDVQTKCLAEANNLSNPGYLQIGQELSVDVSCPAWGEPISSEAIENIS
- a CDS encoding bifunctional 4-hydroxy-2-oxoglutarate aldolase/2-dehydro-3-deoxy-phosphogluconate aldolase is translated as MRAEQAYNLIEDTVIVAGMRGAFPPHVALPLVETLLEIGIRVFEFTYNSEQPIEAMQAVKETFGDSVCAGMGTVLAVEDAVRVMDAGADFIVSPAFQREIVQAVMARDILMAPGVATPSEAVAAWGMGVKLLKLFPIGALGIDYFKAMFGPLNHMRFMCNGAINDSNASEFIQAGAVAVGMAGWLTGDGTWPASRLRSRGQILKNAVAVARGDEPMWEA
- a CDS encoding glutamate-5-semialdehyde dehydrogenase codes for the protein MTQATLETTINMEAMGQRARQASYMLATLTTAQKNTALLAIADALEANTDHILAQNQLDIDAAVANGVDPIWIRDRMDLKKRMAGIIEDVRKVAQLPDPVGRVYSEAELPSGIHAHKQRVPFGVLGVIYESRPNVTIDISTLALKTGNAVILRGGSDVLNSNLELVRVLQEALAANGIPSDAVQYIASTNRDYVRQMLRLDKHIDMIIPRGGSGLHTFCRENSTIPVITGGIGVCHLYVDETANLDASLPVIHNAKTQRPAVCNALDTVLVHKSVAAEFLPRVVDYLGKDGVVFKAEPQALALLNDDRVEAAGEREFDTEWTALILGLKVVGSLDEAIEHIREHSTQHSDGILTEDDAHATRFLNEVDSAAVFVNASTRFNDGGALGLGAEVAVSTQKMHARGPMALEELTTYKWIVKGDYTSRP
- a CDS encoding diacylglycerol/lipid kinase family protein, encoding MTSTLVIVNPYAAGGRAGKIWAEHEAEVFNRLGDVTVTVTHHVRDLPDALAEATDAGTRRIISVGGDGTNHAVLNALMTHNIATPDDPVSYGIIPAGTGRDFARGSGFSLDPSEAILRLADAMPRMIDVGHVVYDDQSAYFLNIASAGISNDVVQRVEAAGDRQPWTFLVAAVQSLLHYHPEPVKIWLDGELFYDNDAYLVAVANGTTFGYGMRVAPDAKVDDGWFDVIVVEAMPRWQILMSLQLIYRGAHMDHPRVHVGRAREVRVESDGRALGMDLDGEPAEARKMLFKLQPQTLQMLW